In the genome of Opitutia bacterium KCR 482, one region contains:
- the secE gene encoding preprotein translocase subunit SecE — translation MTNPFRKIRQFYQETVVELKKSSWPTRPELVNSVIVVFVALGLLGAFVALADFAIYNVVDLLTWFVKGGK, via the coding sequence ATGACCAATCCTTTCCGCAAAATCAGACAGTTTTATCAGGAAACAGTCGTGGAGCTGAAAAAGTCCTCGTGGCCGACGCGCCCCGAACTTGTCAACTCCGTGATAGTCGTATTTGTTGCATTGGGTCTGCTGGGCGCGTTTGTAGCGCTTGCGGACTTTGCCATTTACAACGTCGTGGACTTGCTCACTTGGTTTGTCAAGGGCGGAAAATAA
- the nusG gene encoding transcription termination/antitermination protein NusG, with translation MESDTQDTRRWYAVQTRSNMEKKAVETLKHMIDVEDMGAYISKDDILMPEERVSEIKNGNKVSRARKLYPGYIFVRVKLFDENENFLEKPWYFVRGINGVINFMGGERPVPLRQAEVDRIFAQMAQSEGTERPKISFNVGESVKIHEGPFLGLTGVIEEVDAERGKLKVSVSIFGRFTPVELEYSQVSRADIED, from the coding sequence ATGGAATCTGACACACAGGACACGCGCAGATGGTACGCGGTGCAGACGCGTTCCAATATGGAAAAGAAGGCGGTCGAAACCCTCAAACACATGATTGACGTTGAGGACATGGGCGCGTACATATCGAAAGACGATATTTTGATGCCCGAAGAACGCGTGTCGGAAATCAAGAACGGCAACAAGGTATCCAGAGCACGCAAACTTTACCCCGGTTATATTTTCGTTCGGGTAAAGCTTTTCGACGAAAACGAAAACTTTTTGGAAAAACCGTGGTATTTCGTCCGCGGAATCAACGGTGTAATCAATTTCATGGGCGGCGAACGCCCCGTTCCGCTCCGTCAGGCGGAGGTCGACCGCATTTTTGCGCAGATGGCGCAGTCGGAAGGCACGGAACGTCCGAAAATCAGCTTCAATGTCGGGGAATCGGTCAAAATCCACGAAGGTCCGTTCCTCGGTCTTACCGGTGTTATCGAAGAGGTCGATGCGGAGCGCGGCAAGCTTAAAGTCAGCGTTTCGATATTCGGCAGGTTCACGCCGGTCGAGCTTGAATACTCGCAGGTATCGAGGGCCGACATCGAAGACTAA
- the rplK gene encoding 50S ribosomal protein L11 gives MAKKVVKEIKLQLPAGAANPAPPVGPALGAAGVNIMGFCKEFNAKTKDQAGMILPVVISVYQDKSFTFILKSPPAAVLLKKAAKIETASAKPNTDKVGKVTRAQIKEIVKIKEKDLNATSPEQAVKIIEGTARSMGIEVVD, from the coding sequence ATGGCAAAAAAAGTAGTAAAAGAAATTAAGTTGCAGCTCCCCGCGGGCGCGGCTAACCCCGCTCCCCCCGTCGGTCCCGCACTCGGTGCGGCGGGCGTGAACATCATGGGCTTCTGCAAAGAGTTCAACGCTAAGACGAAGGACCAAGCGGGCATGATTCTCCCCGTGGTCATTTCCGTATATCAGGATAAGTCTTTCACGTTCATTCTCAAATCCCCGCCGGCTGCGGTTCTTCTCAAAAAGGCCGCGAAAATCGAAACGGCGAGCGCAAAGCCCAACACCGACAAGGTCGGCAAAGTAACGCGCGCTCAAATCAAGGAAATCGTCAAGATTAAGGAAAAAGACCTTAACGCGACAAGTCCCGAACAGGCGGTCAAGATTATCGAAGGCACCGCGCGTTCGATGGGTATTGAAGTCGTAGACTAA
- the rplA gene encoding 50S ribosomal protein L1 produces MVKRSKRYRQASDAAPKAALSLADAVSALQAMPKAGFDETVEISFRLNVDPKQSTQMVRGTVRLPNGSGKKVRVIVFTENAQAALDAGADKAGFEDLIKEVSEGFLDFDVAIATTSAMKEVRKVARVLGPKGLMPNPKSGTVTDDVASAIAEVKAGRVEFKMDKTSNMSVVVGKRSFATEKLAENAKVVLDSVVAARPEAIKGKFINSIAISSTMSPSVKIALSEVAQ; encoded by the coding sequence ATGGTAAAAAGAAGCAAAAGATACAGACAGGCATCTGACGCCGCCCCGAAAGCGGCTTTGAGCCTTGCCGACGCGGTAAGCGCGTTGCAGGCTATGCCGAAAGCGGGCTTCGACGAAACGGTGGAAATTTCCTTCCGTTTGAATGTCGACCCGAAACAGAGCACCCAGATGGTGCGCGGAACGGTTCGTCTGCCCAACGGCAGCGGCAAAAAGGTAAGGGTAATCGTCTTTACCGAAAACGCCCAGGCGGCACTCGACGCCGGCGCGGACAAAGCAGGTTTCGAAGATCTCATCAAGGAGGTTTCGGAAGGTTTCCTCGATTTCGACGTCGCAATCGCTACGACATCGGCTATGAAGGAAGTCCGCAAGGTTGCGCGCGTTCTCGGTCCGAAAGGCCTCATGCCGAACCCGAAGAGCGGCACGGTTACGGACGACGTTGCTTCGGCAATCGCGGAAGTCAAGGCTGGTCGTGTAGAATTCAAGATGGACAAAACCTCGAACATGAGCGTAGTAGTCGGCAAGCGCAGCTTTGCGACGGAAAAGCTCGCCGAAAACGCGAAGGTCGTTCTCGACAGCGTTGTTGCGGCTCGTCCCGAGGCAATCAAGGGCAAGTTCATCAACTCAATCGCAATCAGCTCGACAATGAGCCCCAGCGTGAAAATCGCGCTGAGCGAAGTCGCACAATAA
- the rplJ gene encoding 50S ribosomal protein L10, with the protein MRPEKKFLVEEARNRLSAAGHVFLVSFTGVKVSDAAELRKALAEVGAEYHVAKNSIIKIAAKELGLPSMDSALEGQTGVVTGGEDPAAVAKAISAFFKTRENSTIKLGIMGEKVMSKEDVEYLGSLPSLPELRAKFLSLLNTPASQMVRVIFCKLEKEGGAPAEEAQA; encoded by the coding sequence ATGAGACCCGAAAAGAAATTTCTCGTAGAAGAAGCTCGCAACCGCCTTTCGGCTGCCGGACACGTTTTTCTGGTAAGCTTCACGGGCGTTAAGGTTTCGGACGCCGCGGAACTCCGCAAGGCGTTGGCGGAAGTCGGTGCGGAATACCACGTCGCGAAGAATTCGATTATTAAAATCGCCGCGAAAGAGCTCGGACTTCCCTCGATGGACTCCGCTCTCGAAGGCCAGACCGGCGTTGTAACGGGCGGCGAAGACCCCGCAGCCGTTGCGAAGGCGATTTCTGCGTTCTTCAAGACCCGCGAAAACTCGACAATCAAGCTCGGCATCATGGGCGAGAAGGTTATGTCGAAAGAGGACGTCGAATACCTCGGCAGCCTCCCGAGCCTTCCCGAACTCCGCGCAAAGTTCCTCTCGCTGCTCAATACGCCCGCAAGCCAGATGGTTCGCGTCATATTCTGCAAGCTCGAAAAGGAAGGCGGCGCGCCCGCAGAAGAGGCTCAGGCGTAG
- the rplL gene encoding 50S ribosomal protein L7/L12, with protein sequence MADITKDQVIEWLSSLTVVDAAALVKELEEKWGVSAAAPVAVVAGGAAAPAAEEKDSFDVILKAVDPAKKIAVIKEVRAITGLGLAEAKALVEGAPKAVKEGVNKDESAELAKKLKDAGAEVEVK encoded by the coding sequence ATGGCAGACATCACAAAAGATCAGGTTATCGAATGGCTCAGCAGCCTCACGGTTGTTGACGCGGCGGCTCTCGTTAAGGAGCTCGAAGAAAAATGGGGCGTTAGCGCGGCTGCTCCCGTGGCGGTAGTAGCGGGCGGCGCGGCTGCTCCTGCGGCTGAAGAAAAGGACTCGTTCGACGTTATCCTCAAAGCGGTTGACCCCGCCAAGAAGATTGCGGTCATTAAGGAAGTCCGCGCAATCACGGGCTTGGGCTTGGCGGAAGCCAAGGCGCTCGTCGAAGGCGCTCCGAAGGCCGTCAAAGAAGGCGTCAACAAAGACGAATCTGCGGAATTGGCTAAGAAGCTCAAGGACGCGGGTGCGGAAGTTGAAGTCAAGTAA
- the rpoB gene encoding DNA-directed RNA polymerase subunit beta, with amino-acid sequence MSERKNFGKLKEVIPLPNLIENQLNSYADFLQKDVPPSKRKMVGLHAVFSEVFPIESYDGKHRLEYVSYDLVGPKQTEVECIKESTTYSVALHVKFRLVSGDSTKEDTIFMGDINMMTQSGSFIVNGAERVVVSQLHRSPGICFEETMHSSDKMLYSFRLIPDRGTWVEVQFDQNDLLYVYIDRRRRRRKFLITTLLRALGHSSDPEIVKLFYEVEDMSVKRALQMENISQYVLAEPVTDPDKGIVLLKQYETLTTMAVQKFKAANIEEFKVIDTTVDDGAIVRAIKKDKTKNEEGALKYIYTQLRPGEPVNVENARALIRRTLKDPKRYDLGRVGRFKINQKLGLNTPLETRVLTSEDIVAGTKYLCKLKKGQGIIDDIDNLSSRRVRTAGELLANQCRMGLARTEKLVRERMNASEQNTESLTIQRLVNTKAMTTVIRDFFARNQLSQFMDQINPLSELTHKRRLSALGQGGLSRERAGFEVRDVHATHYGRICPIETPEGPNIGLINSLSCYAKINEFGFIETPYRKVEKGWVLDKIEYLSADEEEGKTIAQASSEIKDGKLVGRVIARNFDEVSEVDPMDVDYMDVSPKQLVSVAAGLIPFLEHDDANRALMGSNMQRQGVPLLKTQAPFVGTGIEGRVATDSRTVVLSESDGIVASVDAKRIVITPTGEMPKKVQGKLKSDPDKKIYVYELRKFMRSNACTCFTQKPVVKHGQKVKVGTVLADGAATEDGELALGKNVLVAFMPWNGYNFEDAILLSEKLIKNDVFTSVHIEEYEVTARDTKLGPEEITRDIPNVGEDALKNLDRNGVIRIGAEVKAGDILVGKITPKSETELAPEEKLLRAIFGEKASDVKDSSLIVPSGVKGIIMDVKVSTKVDGEGEKLSESDMRRRTRKIKEEHRAQSDALRDELTEALSNVLLGEKIPLDVRNSETGEVIIPQNRKITKTLLRRLASVSKNIDIDPSPVRNKIFGIIEGFQSKFAEIEAECARKVASIESGDGSDQNVIKNVKVYIATKRKIQVGDKMAGRHGNKGIVARIVPEEDMPYLPDGTPVEICLNPMGVPSRMNVGQVLETHLGWACKKLGIKIATPIFDGISEKDIRTYLKDTGMPESGKVRLIDGLTGNYFDQPIVVGYIYMMKLNHLVADKIHARAVGPYSLITQQPLGGKAQYGGQRFGEMEVWALEAYGAAYTLQELLTVKSDDVQGRTKIYEQIVKGDSSLQAGTPQSFNVLMKEMQGLCLNIKAENSDDIEIQ; translated from the coding sequence ATGTCTGAGCGAAAAAACTTTGGAAAACTCAAGGAAGTGATACCGCTTCCCAATCTCATTGAGAATCAGCTCAATTCTTATGCTGATTTTCTCCAAAAAGACGTGCCCCCCTCCAAGAGAAAAATGGTGGGTCTTCACGCCGTTTTCAGCGAGGTATTCCCCATAGAAAGCTACGACGGCAAGCACAGACTCGAATACGTTTCCTACGATTTGGTAGGGCCTAAGCAGACGGAAGTTGAGTGCATAAAGGAAAGCACCACATACTCCGTGGCTTTGCATGTAAAATTCCGCCTCGTCTCGGGCGACTCCACAAAAGAAGACACAATTTTCATGGGCGACATCAATATGATGACCCAAAGCGGCAGCTTTATCGTCAACGGCGCGGAACGCGTTGTCGTCAGCCAGTTGCACCGCAGCCCCGGCATTTGCTTCGAAGAAACGATGCACAGCTCGGACAAAATGCTCTATTCGTTCCGCCTCATTCCCGACCGCGGCACATGGGTTGAAGTTCAGTTCGACCAGAACGACCTGCTTTACGTCTATATCGACCGCCGCCGCCGCCGCAGGAAATTCCTTATCACGACACTCCTCCGCGCTCTCGGACACAGCTCCGACCCCGAAATCGTCAAGCTTTTCTACGAAGTTGAAGATATGTCGGTAAAGCGCGCGTTGCAGATGGAGAACATTTCGCAATACGTTCTCGCCGAACCTGTTACCGACCCCGACAAGGGCATCGTGCTCCTCAAACAGTACGAAACGCTCACAACGATGGCGGTGCAGAAATTCAAGGCGGCAAACATCGAAGAATTTAAAGTTATCGACACTACCGTCGACGACGGCGCAATCGTCCGCGCAATCAAGAAAGACAAGACGAAGAACGAAGAGGGCGCGTTGAAGTACATCTACACGCAGCTGCGCCCCGGCGAACCCGTCAATGTGGAAAACGCGCGTGCGCTCATCCGCCGCACACTCAAAGACCCGAAACGCTACGACTTGGGCAGGGTCGGCCGCTTCAAAATCAACCAGAAGCTCGGCTTGAACACGCCGCTCGAAACCCGCGTTCTCACAAGCGAAGACATCGTTGCGGGCACAAAATACCTTTGCAAACTTAAAAAAGGTCAGGGAATTATCGACGACATCGATAATTTGAGCAGCCGCCGCGTAAGAACCGCGGGCGAACTTCTTGCAAACCAGTGCAGAATGGGCTTGGCGCGTACCGAAAAGCTCGTGCGCGAACGCATGAACGCGTCGGAACAGAACACGGAATCGTTGACAATCCAGCGTCTCGTGAACACGAAGGCGATGACGACGGTTATCCGCGACTTCTTCGCAAGAAACCAGCTCTCGCAATTCATGGACCAAATCAATCCGCTTTCGGAACTCACCCACAAACGCCGTCTTTCGGCTCTGGGTCAGGGCGGTTTGAGCCGCGAACGCGCGGGCTTCGAAGTCCGAGACGTTCACGCGACGCACTACGGCAGAATCTGCCCGATTGAAACGCCGGAAGGTCCGAATATCGGTCTTATCAATTCGCTTTCGTGCTACGCGAAAATCAACGAGTTCGGCTTTATCGAAACGCCCTACCGCAAGGTCGAAAAGGGCTGGGTGCTCGACAAAATCGAATACCTTTCCGCCGACGAAGAGGAGGGCAAGACTATCGCGCAGGCGAGCAGCGAAATCAAGGACGGCAAGCTTGTCGGCAGGGTAATCGCCAGAAACTTCGACGAAGTTTCGGAAGTAGACCCGATGGACGTAGACTACATGGACGTAAGCCCCAAGCAGCTCGTTTCGGTCGCGGCGGGTCTTATCCCCTTCCTCGAACACGACGACGCAAACCGCGCGTTGATGGGTTCGAACATGCAGCGTCAGGGCGTTCCGCTTTTGAAGACTCAGGCTCCGTTTGTCGGAACGGGTATCGAAGGCAGAGTGGCGACGGACTCGCGCACGGTTGTGCTGTCGGAATCCGACGGCATTGTCGCGAGCGTAGACGCAAAGAGAATCGTAATTACGCCCACCGGCGAAATGCCCAAAAAGGTTCAGGGCAAGCTTAAAAGCGACCCCGACAAAAAGATTTACGTATACGAACTGCGCAAATTCATGCGTTCGAACGCATGCACATGCTTCACGCAAAAGCCCGTGGTAAAACACGGACAGAAGGTGAAAGTCGGCACGGTTCTCGCGGACGGCGCGGCTACGGAAGACGGCGAGTTGGCTCTCGGCAAAAACGTTCTCGTGGCGTTCATGCCCTGGAACGGATACAACTTTGAAGACGCCATTCTGCTCTCCGAAAAACTCATCAAGAACGACGTGTTTACGTCGGTGCACATCGAAGAGTACGAAGTAACGGCGCGCGACACGAAGCTCGGGCCCGAAGAAATCACGCGCGATATCCCGAACGTGGGCGAAGACGCGCTGAAAAACCTCGACCGCAACGGCGTAATCCGCATCGGCGCGGAAGTGAAGGCGGGCGACATTCTTGTCGGCAAAATCACGCCGAAGAGCGAAACGGAACTTGCTCCCGAAGAAAAGCTGCTCCGCGCAATCTTCGGCGAAAAGGCGTCGGACGTCAAGGACTCGTCGCTCATCGTTCCGTCGGGCGTCAAGGGCATTATCATGGACGTGAAGGTGTCGACGAAAGTCGACGGCGAAGGCGAAAAGCTCAGCGAAAGCGACATGCGCCGCCGCACGCGCAAAATCAAGGAAGAGCACCGCGCGCAAAGCGACGCCCTCCGCGACGAACTCACCGAAGCGCTATCCAACGTGCTCCTCGGCGAAAAAATCCCGCTCGACGTCCGCAATTCGGAAACGGGCGAAGTCATCATTCCGCAGAACAGGAAGATTACAAAGACGCTCCTGCGCCGCTTGGCGTCGGTCTCGAAGAACATCGACATCGACCCCTCGCCCGTGCGCAACAAGATTTTCGGAATCATCGAAGGTTTCCAGAGCAAGTTCGCGGAAATCGAAGCCGAATGTGCGCGCAAAGTCGCGTCAATCGAAAGCGGCGACGGTTCCGACCAGAACGTCATCAAGAACGTCAAGGTTTACATCGCAACGAAGCGCAAGATTCAGGTCGGCGACAAAATGGCGGGACGCCACGGCAACAAGGGTATCGTAGCCCGCATCGTTCCCGAAGAGGACATGCCCTACCTGCCCGACGGCACGCCCGTTGAAATCTGCCTGAACCCCATGGGCGTTCCCTCGCGAATGAACGTAGGTCAGGTTTTGGAAACGCACTTGGGCTGGGCTTGCAAAAAGCTCGGAATCAAGATTGCGACGCCGATTTTCGACGGTATCAGCGAAAAGGATATCCGCACATACTTGAAAGACACCGGCATGCCCGAAAGCGGCAAGGTTCGCCTCATCGACGGACTGACGGGCAACTACTTCGACCAGCCGATAGTTGTTGGCTACATCTACATGATGAAGCTCAACCACTTGGTTGCCGACAAAATCCACGCCCGCGCGGTCGGCCCGTACAGCCTCATTACGCAGCAGCCTCTGGGCGGCAAGGCGCAATACGGCGGTCAGCGTTTCGGCGAAATGGAAGTTTGGGCGTTGGAAGCGTACGGCGCGGCATACACCTTGCAGGAATTGCTCACGGTCAAGTCCGACGACGTTCAGGGCAGAACGAAGATATACGAACAAATCGTCAAGGGCGACAGTTCGTTGCAGGCGGGTACGCCGCAGTCGTTCAATGTCTTGATGAAGGAAATGCAGGGCTTGTGCCTGAACATAAAGGCGGAAAACAGCGACGACATCGAAATACAGTAG